From Rhodococcus sp. B7740, one genomic window encodes:
- a CDS encoding TetR/AcrR family transcriptional regulator has translation MTGAGRPRLSTKKRPGDTAREEILDAAAELFTTRGFTNTSTRVIAEAVGLRQASLYHHFATKDDILDALLSGTVDAPLAVAQRIRDSQAEPATQMYALAYFDSGQLGASTWNLGALYLLPELRSERFETFRDHRYTLMGLYAAIASDTLDQLDAERRPGTEDLPFRLVETVVNARADRENGRSDPTADAAGIAAAALRVLGWAGDVTALHESAEALLESVVGIVEDGLALHRS, from the coding sequence ATGACCGGAGCAGGCAGGCCCAGGCTGAGTACGAAGAAGCGGCCCGGCGACACCGCTCGCGAGGAGATACTCGACGCCGCGGCCGAACTGTTCACCACTCGCGGCTTCACCAACACCTCGACTCGCGTCATCGCCGAGGCCGTCGGATTACGTCAGGCCTCGCTCTACCACCACTTCGCGACCAAGGACGACATCCTCGACGCACTGCTCAGCGGAACGGTCGACGCACCGCTGGCCGTCGCGCAGCGCATCCGAGACTCACAGGCCGAGCCCGCGACCCAGATGTACGCACTCGCCTACTTCGACTCCGGCCAACTCGGTGCGTCCACCTGGAATCTCGGCGCGCTCTATCTGCTGCCCGAGCTGCGCAGCGAACGCTTCGAGACTTTCCGCGACCATCGCTACACGCTCATGGGCCTGTATGCGGCGATCGCGTCGGACACGCTCGATCAACTCGACGCCGAGCGCCGTCCGGGGACGGAGGACCTGCCGTTTCGACTGGTGGAGACCGTGGTGAACGCGCGGGCCGATCGTGAGAACGGCCGGAGCGACCCGACAGCCGATGCCGCCGGTATCGCCGCGGCCGCACTGCGCGTGCTCGGCTGGGCCGGCGATGTCACGGCGCTGCACGAGAGCGCAGAGGCCCTGCTCGAGTCGGTCGTCGGAATAGTCGAGGATGGACTCGCCTTGCACAGGTCATGA
- a CDS encoding amino acid permease: MSSTTLPASGQGSESPATSDHSDLAALGYDQQLHRSLGKYASFAAGFSFVSILTTIFQLFGLGFSFGGPAFFLTWPLVFLGQFMVALNFAELAARYPISGAIYHWSRRMGGELVGWFAGWFMIIAQIVTASAAAIALQVVLPSIWGGFQLIGEDTALTSPSGAANAVVLGSILLVLTTTINCIGVNWMSRINSIGVTCEIVGVIALVLVFFTHAERGPQVVFDTGSAGADPGYIGAWIVSGLMAAYVMVGFGSAGELAEETRNPRRVAPRTIRLALSASALGGGLMIVGALMAAPSLTDGQLATQGLPYVIDSILTSPWGKVLLIDVAIAVFICTLAIQTAASRLMFSMARDGRLPASAALAKVNSRTGTPIAPSVLIGVACVAILAVNVGNSAIFTTLSSVCIVLIYLAYMMVTVPLLIQRLKGWPHGGVQKDSDGEKLFTLGRLGLPVNIAAVLYGGLMVINLSWPRAEIFDPTGEFPILRWAAPLTVLAVIVVGIACLPRGKAHPKPVTIGA, encoded by the coding sequence ATGAGCTCGACCACACTGCCCGCGTCGGGTCAGGGGTCCGAATCACCTGCCACCTCGGATCATTCGGACCTGGCCGCCCTGGGCTACGACCAGCAGCTCCATCGCAGCCTCGGCAAGTACGCGTCCTTCGCGGCCGGCTTCTCGTTCGTCTCGATTCTGACCACCATCTTCCAGCTCTTCGGACTCGGCTTCAGCTTCGGCGGCCCCGCCTTCTTCCTCACCTGGCCGCTGGTGTTCCTCGGCCAGTTCATGGTGGCCCTGAACTTCGCCGAACTCGCTGCCCGCTATCCCATCTCGGGCGCGATCTACCACTGGTCGCGGCGCATGGGTGGTGAGCTGGTCGGGTGGTTCGCGGGTTGGTTCATGATCATCGCGCAGATCGTCACCGCCTCGGCCGCCGCCATCGCCCTGCAGGTGGTACTTCCCAGCATCTGGGGCGGATTCCAGCTGATCGGCGAGGACACCGCACTCACCTCACCGAGCGGTGCCGCCAATGCCGTTGTGCTCGGCTCGATTCTGCTGGTGCTCACCACCACCATCAACTGCATCGGCGTGAACTGGATGTCGCGGATCAACAGCATCGGCGTCACCTGTGAGATCGTCGGAGTCATCGCCCTGGTCCTGGTGTTCTTCACCCACGCCGAACGCGGACCACAGGTGGTGTTCGATACCGGAAGTGCCGGAGCCGATCCCGGCTACATCGGGGCCTGGATCGTCTCGGGCCTGATGGCCGCCTATGTCATGGTCGGCTTCGGCTCGGCAGGCGAACTGGCCGAGGAGACCCGCAATCCCCGACGCGTCGCGCCCCGCACCATCCGCCTCGCACTGTCCGCCTCGGCACTGGGCGGTGGCCTGATGATCGTCGGTGCCCTGATGGCCGCACCGAGCCTGACCGACGGTCAGCTTGCGACACAGGGGCTTCCGTACGTCATCGACTCGATCCTCACCTCACCGTGGGGCAAGGTCCTGCTGATCGACGTCGCCATCGCCGTGTTCATCTGCACCCTCGCCATCCAGACCGCGGCATCGCGGCTGATGTTCTCCATGGCCCGGGACGGACGACTGCCCGCATCGGCAGCGCTGGCGAAGGTCAACTCGCGCACCGGAACCCCCATCGCACCGTCGGTTCTGATCGGCGTGGCCTGCGTGGCGATCCTGGCCGTCAACGTCGGCAACTCCGCGATCTTCACCACGCTGTCCAGCGTCTGCATCGTGTTGATCTACCTCGCCTACATGATGGTGACCGTCCCGTTGCTGATCCAGCGGCTCAAGGGATGGCCGCACGGCGGAGTGCAGAAGGACAGCGACGGCGAGAAGCTCTTCACCCTCGGCCGCCTCGGCCTGCCCGTCAACATCGCAGCGGTCCTGTACGGCGGACTGATGGTGATCAACCTGTCGTGGCCCCGCGCCGAGATCTTCGACCCCACCGGCGAATTCCCCATCCTGCGATGGGCCGCACCACTGACCGTCCTCGCCGTGATCGTCGTGGGCATCGCCTGCCTGCCCCGCGGCAAAGCCCACCCCAAGCCCGTCACGATCGGAGCCTGA
- a CDS encoding urea amidolyase associated protein UAAP1, with protein sequence MSTATATTHSAKEHARSQATVAPAPTAPAGISELTWAESVPGGSYTTKVLARGTRLRLVDVNGDACANLLLYRADAPWERLNTADTVKVPWQAYLSSGHPLLSDQGRVLATVVGDTSGRHDALCGTTSTATNVAKYGDSGPHSSAPAGRELLTLAAAKHGLEPRDVAPSLSFFHGVTVAADGALVSTGSAGAGKSVDLLIHLPVIVLLANTAHPLDPRSEFPTTALDVLAWRAPEELLTLDNTEPEYLRAVQNTEDAWKAAQ encoded by the coding sequence ATGAGCACGGCAACCGCAACCACCCACTCGGCCAAGGAACACGCACGATCCCAGGCCACCGTCGCGCCTGCACCCACTGCACCGGCGGGCATCTCGGAACTCACCTGGGCCGAATCGGTACCCGGCGGCAGCTACACCACCAAGGTCCTCGCACGCGGAACCCGGCTGCGCCTCGTCGACGTGAACGGTGACGCCTGCGCCAACCTGCTGCTGTACCGCGCCGACGCACCATGGGAACGGCTCAACACCGCCGACACCGTCAAGGTGCCGTGGCAGGCGTATCTGAGCTCGGGTCATCCCCTGCTCTCGGACCAGGGCCGTGTTCTGGCCACCGTCGTCGGCGACACCTCCGGCCGCCACGACGCACTGTGCGGCACCACCTCGACCGCTACCAACGTCGCCAAATACGGAGACAGCGGACCACATTCGTCGGCTCCGGCCGGTCGAGAACTGTTGACCCTCGCCGCGGCCAAGCACGGACTCGAACCGCGGGACGTCGCGCCGTCCCTGTCGTTCTTCCACGGCGTCACCGTCGCCGCCGACGGCGCTCTGGTCAGCACCGGATCCGCAGGAGCGGGCAAGTCGGTGGATCTGCTGATCCACCTGCCGGTGATCGTGTTGCTCGCCAACACCGCTCACCCACTCGACCCGAGGTCCGAATTCCCCACCACCGCCCTCGACGTGTTGGCCTGGCGGGCACCCGAGGAACTGCTCACGCTCGACAACACCGAACCCGAATACCTACGCGCAGTGCAGAACACCGAGGACGCATGGAAGGCAGCACAGTGA
- a CDS encoding urea amidolyase associated protein UAAP2: MEGSTVTTSAVIVKDEIAPAFGPWSAVVEAGDILTIVDLYGNQAVDTLLYGAHDRSIRYSAAATVSAQQNLFLTTGSVLRSDDSTPLMTIVDDEVGNHDTVGGACSKESNTLRYGHHTQHQHACVENFLIEGSKWGLGKRDLAPNINFFMNVPVDADGTLGIVDGLSAPGKKLSLRAEIDTLVLVSNCPQINNPCNGFDPTAVRMIVTRESAGA; this comes from the coding sequence ATGGAAGGCAGCACAGTGACCACCAGTGCAGTGATCGTGAAAGACGAGATCGCCCCCGCATTCGGTCCGTGGTCCGCCGTGGTCGAAGCCGGTGACATCCTGACGATCGTCGACCTGTACGGCAATCAAGCCGTCGACACTCTGCTGTACGGCGCGCACGATCGTTCCATCCGATACTCCGCCGCCGCGACGGTCTCCGCGCAACAGAACCTGTTCCTCACCACCGGTTCGGTTCTGCGCAGCGATGACTCGACGCCGCTGATGACGATCGTGGACGACGAGGTCGGCAACCACGACACCGTCGGCGGTGCCTGCTCCAAGGAGTCGAACACCCTGCGCTACGGCCACCACACTCAGCACCAGCACGCCTGCGTCGAGAACTTCCTGATCGAGGGATCCAAGTGGGGCCTCGGCAAGCGAGATCTGGCACCCAACATCAACTTCTTCATGAACGTGCCCGTCGACGCCGACGGGACCCTCGGCATCGTCGACGGTCTCTCGGCTCCCGGGAAGAAACTCTCACTGCGTGCCGAGATCGACACCCTCGTGCTCGTCTCCAATTGCCCACAGATCAACAACCCCTGCAACGGATTCGACCCCACTGCGGTCCGGATGATCGTGACGCGAGAGTCGGCGGGGGCATGA